From the genome of Argentina anserina chromosome 4, drPotAnse1.1, whole genome shotgun sequence, one region includes:
- the LOC126790338 gene encoding 40S ribosomal protein S18-like translates to MSLVANEEFQHILRVMNTNVDGKQKIMFALTSIKGIGRRLANIACKKADVDMNKRAGELSAQEIENLMHIVQNPRQFKIPDWFLNRKKDYKDGKYSQVVANALDMKLRDDLERLKKIRNHRGLRHYWGLRVRGQHTKTTGRRGKTVGVSKKR, encoded by the exons ATG tctCTCGTAGCGAATGAGGAGTTCCAGCACATTCTTCGTGTCATGAACACCAACGTCGATGGGAAGCAGAAGATTATGTTCGCCCTGACCTCCATCAAGGGTATCGGTCGCCGTTTGGCTAACATCGCCTGCAAGAAGGCCGACGTCGACATGAACAAGAG GGCTGGAGAACTATCTGCTCAGGAGATTGAGAACCTGATGCACATTGTGCAGAATCCCCGCCAGTTCAAGATCCCCGACTGGTTTCTCAACAGGAAGAAGGACTACAAGGATGGTAAATACTCCCAGGTGGTTGCCAATGCCTTGGACATGAAGCTCAGGGATGACCTCGAGAGGCTCAAGAAGATCAG GAATCACCGTGGTCTTCGTCACTACTGGGGCCTTCGTGTCCGTGGACAGCACACCAAGACCACTGGTCGCAGGGGTAAGACTGTTGGTGTGTCCAAGAAGCGATGA
- the LOC126790335 gene encoding imidazoleglycerol-phosphate dehydratase 1, chloroplastic — MEVSAPPGVLRSPPSSLSSPPPKPRLLTFSNPRLSYLPRKQQPHLNLKHMDSSSHSHRTITPCAAHNGSTLTDSPTASGARIGEVKRETKETNVSVKINLDGTGIADSNTGIPFLDHMLDQLASHGLLDVHVRATGDIHIDDHHTNEDVALAIGTALLQALGDRKGINRFGDFSAPLDEAWIHVSLDLSGRPHLGYDLQIPTERVGTYDTQLVEHFFQSLVNTSGMTLHIRQLSGRNSHHIIEATFKAFARALRQALEYDPRRLGSIPSSKGVLSRS; from the exons ATGGAGGTATCAGCACCACCCGGTGTTCTACGCTCACCACCATCTTCACTCTCATCTCCGCCGCCAAAACCCAGACTCCTCACCTTCTCCAATCCCCGGTTGTCATATCTCCCACGAAAGCAGCAGCCCCACTTGAACCTCAAACACATGGACTCCTCCTCTCACTCTCACAGAACCATTACTCCCTGCGCCGCTCACAATGGGTCCACTCTCACCGATTCCCCAACTGCCTCTG GGGCGAGAATTGGAGAAGTTAAGAGGGAGACCAAGGAGACTAATGTCTCGGTCAAGATAAACCTTGACGGCACTGGAATTGCTGATTCTAATACTGGGATTCCCTTCCTTGATCATATGTTGGAT cAACTTGCTTCACACGGGTTGTTGGACGTGCATGTGAGGGCTACTGGTGACATCCACATTGATGATCATCACACCAATGAAGATGTCGCTCTTGCTATTGGAACG GCTTTGCTTCAAGCGCTTGGTGATAGGAAAGGGATCAACAGGTTTGGTGACTTCTCCGCTCCTCTTGATGAAGCGTGGATTCATGTCTCACTG GATTTATCTGGCCGACCACATTTGGGTTATGATTTACAGATACCCACCGAGAGAGTTGGTACCTATGACACTCAG CTGGTGGAACATTTTTTCCAGTCTTTGGTGAATACATCTGGTATGACGCTTCACATCCGACAG CTTTCTGGAAGGAATTCCCATCACATTATTGAGGCAACCTTCAAAGCATTTGCGAGGGCTCTCCGGCAAGCACTAGAATATGACCCACGTCGCCTTGGGAGCATTCCAAG CTCTAAAGGTGTACTGTCACGTTCTTGA
- the LOC126790337 gene encoding photosystem II D1 precursor processing protein PSB27-H2, chloroplastic, translating to MAASPELFPLVISRTRSYRLRPNKEHKMHSRCALPSQEASSTRRVLVYTGASILAGVLARAPLPVLADDKPSGEDDKDGVFGAIQSLLDANTKTKSGRVLPKAYLKSAKEVVKTLRESLQEDPKDNAKFRRTADAAKESIREYLSNWRGKPTVSQEESYVELEKAIRSLAGFYSKAGPSAPLPAEVKSEILNNLDTAEEFL from the exons ATGGCTGCGTCTCCAGAGCTCTTCCCTCTTGTCATTTCCAGGACAAGAAGCTATAGATTGAGACCCAATAAAGAGC ATAAAATGCACAGCAGGTGCGCGCTACCTTCTCAAGAAGCTTCATCAACTCGCCGAGTTCTAGTATATACTGGTGCTTCTATACTTGCGGGGGTTCTAGCCAGGGCGCCATTGCCTGTTTTGGCAGATGATAAGCCAAGTGGTGAAGACGACAAGGATGGAGTCTTTGGTGCTATCCAGTCGCTGCTCGACGCCAATACAAAAACCAAGTCTGGAAGAGTATTGCCGAAGGCATACTTGAAGTCTGCAAAAGAAGTTGTTAAGACGCTGCGGGAATCACTGCAAGAAGATCCCAAGGATAATGCAAAGTTCAGACGTACTGCCGATGCAGCAAAGGAATCAATTCGGGAGTATTTGAGCAATTGGAGGGGAAAGCCAACGGTGTCTCAGgag GAATCTTATGTTGAGTTAGAGAAAGCTATAAGATCGCTGGCCGGGTTTTATTCAAAAGCAGGACCATCTGCCCCATTGCCTGCAGAAGTCAAGTCTGAAATATTGAATAATTTGGATACAGCTGAAGAGTTTTTGTGA
- the LOC126790333 gene encoding probable inactive 2-oxoglutarate-dependent dioxygenase AOP2 — MGSMTLPKELPTINFSLQEMKPGSSSWASTCKQVRHALEEYGCFVALYQQVSPELMNNIFGQSRDLFEVPLENKVKNTSEEPYRGYIGPNPLMPLYEGIAIDNVTSPQETEKFRDLMWPNGKTKFCEIVDLFAKLLGDLENTVEKMLFKSFGIPQEQYELLARSNSHLLRFLKYKTPEDRDTVVRFPRHTDKNFTTIVVQHDVAGLEVQTKDGDWISVESAPSQFLFMAGDGLQVWSNDRVKACQHRVKHCGDKTRYSLGMFTFNNGVFQVPKQLIDDSHPLLYNQFDNRGFIRFYITEEAKKAESPIKAYCGIKT, encoded by the exons ATGGGTTCCATGACACTTCCCAAAGAGCTTCCCACCATCAATTTCTCCCTGCAAGAAATGAAGCCTGGCTCGAGCTCCTGGGCTTCCACCTGCAAACAAGTCCGGCATGCGCTCGAAGAGTACGGTTGCTTCGTGGCATTGTACCAACAAGTCTCCCCAGAGCTCATGAACAATATCTTTGGCCAGTCGAGGGATTTGTTTGAGGTTCCTCTCGAGAACAAAGTCAAGAACACAAGCGAGGAGCCTTACCGTGGTTATATCGGACCAAATCCCCTCATGCCACTCTATGAAGGGATAGCCATTGACAATGTAACTTCCCCACAAGAAACTGAGAAGTTTAGAGACCTCATGTGGCCTAATGGAAAGACAAAATTCTG TGAAATCGTGGATCTATTTGCCAAGCTGCTCGGGGACTTGGAAAATACTGTGGAGAAGATGTTGTTTAAAAGCTTCGGGATACCTCAAGAGCAATATGAATTGTTGGCGAGATCAAACAGCCATCTTCTTCGTTTTCTCAAGTACAAGACACCAGAAGACAGAGACACAGTCGTAAGGTTTCCGAGGCACACAGACAAGAACTTCACCACCATTGTTGTTCAGCATGATGTTGCTGGCCTCGAGGTTCAGACTAAGGATGGTGATTGGATAAGTGTCGAGTCTGCACCTTCTCAGTTCCTCTTCATGGCTGGTGACGGACTGCAG GTATGGAGCAATGACAGAGTGAAAGCTTGCCAGCATAGGGTGAAGCACTGCGGGGACAAGACTCGATACTCGTTGGGAATGTTTACGTTTAACAATGGAGTATTTCAAGTACCTAAACAGCTAATAGACGATAGTCACCCACTCCTCTACAACCAGTTCGACAACCGTGGCTTCATAAGATTTTACATCACAGaggaggccaagaaggcagaGTCGCCCATCAAAGCCTATTGCGGTATTAAAACCTAG